The following coding sequences lie in one Kamptonema formosum PCC 6407 genomic window:
- a CDS encoding AbrB family transcriptional regulator yields MTETATSPLIGRALLQKVKELSHLPRRETAKLCGYYSTTKNDSTRVNMTDFYDAVLAARGIPLSPENIKDGRGREATYHVSVHKNGQIVIGSTYTESMGLKPGDEFEIKLGYKHIHLIQLDAVKSRGQNDEDSEEVEEEEEEENSEE; encoded by the coding sequence ATGACTGAAACTGCAACATCTCCACTCATAGGAAGGGCTCTCCTTCAAAAAGTAAAAGAACTATCCCACTTGCCTCGGCGAGAAACCGCAAAGCTGTGCGGATATTACTCGACGACAAAAAACGACTCGACCCGCGTTAACATGACGGATTTTTACGACGCGGTTTTGGCGGCTAGGGGAATTCCCTTAAGTCCAGAAAATATAAAAGACGGGCGCGGCCGAGAAGCGACTTATCATGTCAGCGTTCACAAAAACGGTCAAATCGTGATTGGTTCGACTTACACTGAATCGATGGGATTAAAACCGGGAGACGAGTTTGAAATCAAACTGGGCTACAAACACATTCACTTGATACAGTTGGATGCTGTTAAGAGTCGAGGTCAAAATGATGAAGATTCGGAGGAAGTAGAGGAAGAGGAAGAGGAAGAAAATTCTGAGGAGTAA
- a CDS encoding CPBP family intramembrane glutamic endopeptidase, protein MGIADQINSLRLLLLSMPAIVKVMAFFVAWVGLWLPIAIPSAIALNWHPPQPLENKKLPLLASLYLIVPLIIRGGIWVEGWSFADLGLVAPPQILISLGLGVSLGVLSIATLFVIQRALGWISWQSSEEKIIHPILSIFQPSLLLTLLLGLWISGTEELIFRGFLQNLLQQDYSIFMAGAIASLIFAAAHLLWEVQETFTQLPGLWLMGMVLTFARICDGGNLGLAIGLHAGWIWVIASLDTAKIVAYTGRVPEWITGIKAQPLAGVAGIFFLAMTAGILAIFE, encoded by the coding sequence ATGGGAATTGCTGACCAAATAAACAGCCTGCGGCTTTTGTTGCTATCAATGCCAGCAATTGTTAAGGTAATGGCTTTTTTCGTGGCTTGGGTTGGTTTGTGGTTGCCAATCGCTATTCCCAGCGCGATCGCCCTGAATTGGCACCCGCCCCAACCTTTGGAAAATAAAAAATTACCTTTACTCGCTTCCCTCTACCTGATTGTGCCACTAATTATCAGGGGTGGAATTTGGGTTGAAGGCTGGTCTTTTGCCGATTTGGGATTAGTCGCCCCACCCCAAATTTTGATTTCTTTAGGCCTGGGTGTCAGCTTAGGAGTGCTCAGTATCGCAACTTTATTTGTAATTCAACGGGCTTTAGGCTGGATTAGCTGGCAAAGCAGCGAGGAAAAAATAATTCATCCGATATTATCTATTTTTCAGCCTTCTTTACTTTTGACTCTATTATTAGGATTGTGGATTAGCGGGACGGAAGAGCTAATTTTTAGAGGCTTTTTACAAAATCTACTTCAGCAAGATTATTCTATATTTATGGCGGGTGCGATCGCGAGTTTAATTTTCGCCGCCGCTCATTTACTTTGGGAAGTACAAGAAACTTTTACCCAATTACCGGGATTGTGGCTGATGGGAATGGTCTTGACTTTTGCGCGTATTTGTGATGGTGGGAATTTAGGCTTAGCGATCGGACTTCATGCTGGTTGGATTTGGGTAATTGCTAGTCTTGATACGGCTAAGATCGTTGCCTATACTGGCCGCGTGCCGGAATGGATTACGGGGATAAAGGCGCAACCTTTAGCGGGAGTTGCTGGGATTTTTTTTCTGGCGATGACGGCGGGCATTTTAGCAATTTTTGAGTAA
- a CDS encoding cation:proton antiporter, with the protein MAVESSLSEIAIEANLKQFLLVLSVSLSVATLPQIFSWFRHIPYTLLLVIVGLGLALVDVRLVNLSPGLILSIFLPPLLFEAAWNLQWAKLKHDLLPICLFAIVGVLISIAGVALGLHQLAGLSITTALLVGASLSATDPVSVTALFRELGVEKRLSILMEGESLFNDGVAVVAFGFLMAFSLGTSELAIEPILLQFFQVVGIGIGIGCLIGFGISYLTQRFDLPLVEQSLTLVSAYGTYLITEDLGGSGVIGVVTTGLILGNFGSRIGMNPRTRTIVTEFWEFLSFFVNSIVFLLIGDQIRFAILGENLGPIAITIGAMILTRAIAIYGLSFLSNRVAKSDIPVPDQTILWWGGLRGSVSIALALSMPVILPEREEIIATVFGVVLFTLLFQGLTIQPLLKALNLLGNQPLREHYAEAIARQTAFQRVLHYLEKIETRPGIDPEFYGYQKALVEGKLTSLQTEIDRLVDEHPDLQGFIVGQVRSELQAIEAETYAEFVRAGQLNRELSPFLQQIGEGKEE; encoded by the coding sequence ATGGCAGTTGAATCCTCCTTGAGCGAAATCGCCATTGAAGCCAATCTCAAACAGTTTCTGCTGGTACTCTCGGTTTCGTTAAGTGTGGCTACCCTGCCGCAAATTTTTAGCTGGTTTCGCCACATTCCTTATACCTTACTGTTAGTCATTGTCGGGCTAGGGTTAGCCTTGGTAGACGTGCGGCTAGTCAACCTTTCACCGGGATTGATTTTGTCTATTTTTCTACCGCCGCTGTTGTTTGAAGCCGCCTGGAATTTGCAGTGGGCAAAATTAAAACACGATCTGCTGCCGATTTGCCTGTTTGCGATCGTGGGCGTGTTGATCTCCATTGCCGGAGTCGCCTTGGGGCTACACCAACTCGCAGGGCTATCCATAACCACAGCGCTGCTGGTGGGGGCAAGCCTATCAGCCACCGATCCGGTTTCTGTGACGGCCCTGTTTCGAGAATTGGGGGTGGAAAAACGCCTGTCCATTCTGATGGAAGGGGAAAGCTTATTCAATGATGGGGTGGCAGTAGTTGCTTTCGGATTTTTAATGGCGTTTTCCCTGGGAACGAGTGAACTTGCGATCGAGCCGATTCTGCTTCAGTTTTTCCAGGTAGTCGGCATTGGGATTGGCATTGGTTGCTTGATTGGGTTTGGTATCTCTTACCTGACTCAGCGCTTCGATCTGCCCCTAGTGGAACAATCTTTAACGCTCGTTTCGGCTTACGGTACTTACCTGATTACTGAAGATTTAGGCGGATCGGGCGTGATTGGAGTGGTGACGACGGGCTTAATTTTGGGCAACTTTGGGTCACGGATCGGCATGAATCCCCGAACCCGCACGATCGTCACCGAATTTTGGGAGTTTCTGTCATTTTTTGTCAACTCGATCGTGTTCTTGCTGATTGGCGATCAAATCCGGTTTGCCATTCTGGGCGAAAATCTAGGCCCGATCGCCATTACTATCGGCGCAATGATTTTGACACGGGCGATCGCAATTTATGGATTGAGCTTTTTGAGCAATCGCGTTGCCAAATCAGACATTCCCGTTCCCGATCAAACAATCCTATGGTGGGGCGGCTTACGAGGTTCGGTGTCGATCGCACTGGCGTTAAGTATGCCAGTGATTTTGCCAGAACGAGAAGAAATTATTGCCACCGTGTTTGGTGTTGTTTTGTTCACCTTGCTGTTTCAGGGTTTAACCATTCAGCCACTGTTAAAAGCGTTGAACCTGTTAGGCAACCAACCCCTACGCGAGCACTATGCAGAGGCGATCGCTCGTCAGACTGCTTTCCAACGGGTGCTGCACTATCTGGAAAAAATTGAAACCCGTCCTGGCATCGATCCAGAGTTTTATGGGTATCAGAAGGCACTGGTAGAAGGTAAATTGACCAGTTTGCAAACGGAAATCGATCGACTTGTGGATGAACATCCCGATCTGCAAGGTTTTATCGTCGGTCAAGTGCGATCGGAACTGCAAGCGATCGAGGCGGAAACCTACGCTGAGTTTGTCCGAGCGGGGCAGCTTAACCGAGAACTTTCACCTTTTTTGCAACAAATAGGTGAAGGTAAAGAGGAATAA
- a CDS encoding serine/threonine-protein kinase: protein MIGQLLDGRYRVVQILSSGAFGQTYLAADTRRPGHPQCVVKQLRPPSNTSTILKTAQRLFKQEAEILEKLGKHNQIPFLLAYFEEGNQFYLVEEFIPGHPLTKEILPGRPWPEERVLSLLEEILEILIFVHDQGVIHRDVNPSNLIRRKPDSKLVLIDFGSVKEVSTQIANFSGEIPRTIATGTPSYMPIEQFQGNPQFNSDLYAVGMMAIQAITGLPGTDLPKLQDPHPSHTGGMIWRNRAQCSTALANILDKMVHHHFGKRYQSAAEVLAALRKLNNRSDARDGEQQASFTTKMGMSGGRSLPRLNSRLWLVLLGIGAAIALVCLLIFFNRPNPVKAKEYFDRGVEKSQVGDAAGAIAAFNKSIQLNPQSAEVFYKRANANYDLKNYEAAIADYTQAIALDPNYVKAYFNRGLTRFEIKDLRGAIEDYTQLLKLQPNDPDAYYERGLAYFGLQDYPVAIKDFTQVIRLQPSLAKAHHARGMARAAGADLQGAMGDYTEAIRLEPSNVDAYYSRGRARFHLGDYKGALADYSQVIRIDSKSVDAYANRCSTQLNLGAHQAAIDDCTQAIALNSQDSVPYNNRCIAYLNLKDYQKAIDDCSQAIKVNPKNDSAYSNRGLAHSAAGDREGAVADYTAAIGLNPNDYEAYSNRAKIHYDLKNYEDALADYVQAIRLNPNFAAAYVGRGNVRRILGDKPGAISDFEKAGKLYLDQGRSGGYRDAQFQIEQLKQGSDAK from the coding sequence ATGATTGGTCAACTTTTGGATGGACGTTACCGTGTTGTTCAAATTCTTAGTTCAGGGGCTTTTGGACAGACTTATCTGGCGGCGGATACTCGTCGGCCCGGCCATCCTCAATGTGTGGTCAAGCAACTGCGACCTCCTAGCAATACTTCTACTATTCTTAAAACTGCTCAGCGCTTATTTAAACAAGAGGCAGAAATTTTAGAAAAGTTGGGAAAACATAATCAAATTCCATTTTTATTAGCTTACTTTGAAGAGGGAAATCAGTTTTACTTAGTTGAAGAATTTATTCCCGGTCATCCGCTAACAAAGGAAATTTTGCCCGGTCGTCCTTGGCCGGAAGAGCGAGTGTTGTCTTTGTTGGAAGAGATCTTAGAAATTTTGATTTTTGTTCACGATCAAGGTGTGATTCATCGAGATGTTAATCCCTCGAATTTAATTCGGCGTAAACCTGATAGTAAGTTAGTTTTAATTGACTTCGGATCTGTTAAAGAAGTTAGCACTCAAATTGCTAATTTTTCAGGAGAAATCCCCCGGACAATTGCGACTGGTACTCCTTCTTATATGCCGATCGAACAATTCCAAGGCAATCCTCAATTTAATAGCGATCTTTATGCAGTGGGGATGATGGCTATTCAAGCGATTACGGGTTTACCAGGTACAGATTTACCGAAATTGCAAGATCCTCATCCTTCTCATACAGGGGGTATGATTTGGCGAAATCGCGCTCAATGTTCTACAGCATTAGCGAATATTTTAGATAAAATGGTTCATCACCATTTCGGAAAGCGGTATCAGTCGGCGGCGGAGGTGTTGGCGGCGCTGAGAAAACTCAACAATCGTTCAGATGCTAGAGATGGGGAACAACAGGCTAGTTTTACTACAAAAATGGGGATGTCTGGCGGGCGATCGCTACCTCGCCTCAACTCTCGGCTATGGTTGGTGTTGTTAGGAATTGGGGCGGCGATCGCACTGGTATGTTTGCTCATTTTTTTTAACCGTCCTAATCCGGTAAAAGCTAAGGAATATTTCGATCGCGGTGTGGAAAAATCGCAGGTGGGAGATGCAGCGGGGGCGATCGCGGCTTTTAACAAGTCGATTCAGCTAAATCCACAGAGTGCCGAGGTTTTTTACAAGCGGGCAAATGCTAATTATGACTTGAAAAACTACGAAGCTGCGATCGCGGATTACACCCAAGCGATCGCTCTCGATCCTAACTATGTTAAGGCTTATTTTAACAGAGGCTTAACCCGTTTCGAGATTAAGGATCTCCGAGGGGCGATCGAAGACTATACTCAGCTCTTGAAACTCCAACCTAACGATCCTGATGCTTATTATGAGCGCGGGCTTGCTTATTTTGGCTTACAAGATTATCCAGTTGCGATTAAAGATTTTACTCAGGTAATTCGGTTACAGCCTAGTCTTGCTAAAGCTCACCATGCGCGGGGAATGGCACGGGCTGCTGGTGCTGATTTGCAGGGAGCTATGGGCGATTATACGGAAGCAATTCGTCTGGAACCTAGCAATGTTGACGCTTATTATAGTCGAGGGAGAGCTCGTTTTCATTTAGGTGATTATAAAGGTGCGTTGGCAGATTACTCTCAGGTAATTCGGATTGATTCTAAGAGCGTGGATGCTTATGCTAATCGGTGCAGTACGCAGTTAAATTTAGGAGCGCATCAGGCAGCGATTGATGATTGCACTCAGGCGATCGCACTCAATTCTCAAGATTCTGTTCCTTATAATAATCGCTGTATTGCTTATTTGAACTTGAAGGATTATCAGAAGGCAATTGACGATTGTTCTCAGGCGATCAAGGTGAATCCTAAAAATGACAGTGCTTACAGTAACCGAGGTTTAGCTCACTCTGCGGCGGGAGATCGGGAGGGCGCGGTTGCAGATTATACGGCGGCGATTGGGCTTAATCCTAATGATTATGAAGCTTATTCTAATCGAGCTAAGATTCACTACGATCTGAAAAATTATGAGGATGCTCTCGCGGATTACGTGCAAGCAATTCGCCTCAATCCTAATTTCGCGGCTGCTTATGTAGGTAGAGGAAATGTACGCCGTATTTTGGGAGATAAACCAGGGGCAATTAGTGATTTTGAAAAAGCTGGCAAACTCTATTTAGATCAAGGGCGATCCGGGGGTTATCGGGATGCACAGTTTCAGATCGAGCAGCTTAAACAAGGGAGTGATGCTAAATAA